From the genome of Nodosilinea sp. FACHB-141, one region includes:
- a CDS encoding phosphate-starvation-inducible PsiE family protein, which translates to MANRSRQLMKQFKDDVFLSRLHQFEGTISKVLSIGMIVVILAMVIDLAVVLGTTIFTNSPGDFLGQPVIDLFGLFLGVLIALEIMENITAYIQNHVVQVELVLATALTAVGRKIIILDLSTISGTTLIGLAIAIFALAISYWIVRVSHR; encoded by the coding sequence ATGGCGAACCGGTCTAGACAGTTGATGAAGCAGTTCAAAGACGACGTTTTCTTGAGTCGCCTGCACCAGTTTGAAGGCACCATCTCTAAGGTGCTTTCTATAGGAATGATCGTGGTAATTCTGGCCATGGTGATTGATTTAGCCGTGGTTTTAGGGACCACCATCTTCACCAACAGTCCGGGAGACTTTCTAGGCCAGCCGGTAATTGACCTCTTTGGTCTCTTTTTGGGCGTGCTGATCGCCCTAGAGATCATGGAAAATATCACCGCCTATATTCAAAACCACGTGGTGCAGGTGGAGTTAGTGCTTGCCACTGCCCTCACCGCCGTCGGCCGAAAAATTATTATTTTGGATCTCAGCACCATTTCGGGCACTACGCTGATTGGCCTAGCGATCGCTATTTTTGCCTTGGCCATCAGCTATTGGATCG
- a CDS encoding molybdopterin oxidoreductase family protein encodes MTDPAKTLCPYCGVGCGLEVLPPAQPNKPTNRDAAGNPLWQIRGDRAHPSSQGMVCVKGATVAESLDRDRLKYPMMRASLDDPFRRVSWEVALDAIVSRIQTVRQEMGPDGICVYGSGQFQTEDYYVAQKLVKGCLGTNNFDANSRLCMSSAVAGYIQSFGSDGPPCCYADLEATDCAFLIGTNAAECHPIVFNRLRKHHKRHGHVKLIVVDPRRTDTAKAADLHLAIRPGSDITLLNGIGHLLLRWGSLDPEFIDGCTQGFAAYTEVLRHYEPTIVAERCGISVADLETAARAWADAKAVLSLWSMGLNQSSEGTAKVRSLINLHLMTGNIGRPGAGPFSLTGQPNAMGGREAGGLSHILPGYRLVKNADHRRQVEEFWGLPAGQISATPGLAVGEMMLALEHHQVGLLWIAATNPAVSLPDLNRTKAALRQSPFTVYQDTYYPTETAEFAHLLLPAAQWGEKTGTMTNSERVVTLCSAFRSPPGEARPDWEIFAEVGRRLGFAHQFDFATSAEVYREFAQITRGQPCDITGLSHDRLRELGPIQWPCPDPETATTAATRHDKRLYTRGIFNTADRRARFAAFHSNGLAEPPDDQFPFVLTTGRLYGHWHTQTRTGRIEKIQKMHPAPFLEINPRDAQQLQVQGGEWVEVRSPRGIVRLPLLVTQNIRRGTLFVPMHWGSLWAENAECNALTHPVACPVSGQPELKACAVQVVPLKHPEAAIVAAETLPEAAESSILSAAPTS; translated from the coding sequence ATGACCGATCCGGCTAAAACCTTGTGTCCTTACTGCGGCGTGGGTTGCGGCCTGGAAGTCTTACCTCCGGCCCAGCCCAACAAGCCCACTAACCGCGACGCAGCAGGCAATCCGCTGTGGCAAATACGGGGCGATCGCGCCCACCCCTCCAGCCAGGGCATGGTGTGCGTCAAGGGAGCCACCGTGGCTGAGTCCCTCGATCGCGATCGGCTCAAGTACCCGATGATGCGGGCCTCCCTCGACGATCCCTTCCGGCGGGTGTCGTGGGAGGTGGCGCTGGATGCGATCGTCAGCCGCATTCAAACTGTGCGCCAGGAGATGGGACCGGACGGCATCTGCGTCTACGGCTCAGGGCAATTCCAAACCGAAGACTATTACGTGGCCCAAAAGTTGGTGAAGGGCTGCCTGGGCACCAACAACTTCGACGCCAACTCGCGGCTGTGCATGTCATCGGCGGTAGCGGGTTACATCCAGAGCTTTGGCAGCGACGGTCCGCCCTGCTGCTATGCCGATCTGGAGGCCACCGACTGCGCTTTTTTGATCGGCACCAACGCCGCCGAGTGCCACCCCATTGTCTTTAACCGCCTGCGCAAGCACCACAAGCGCCACGGCCACGTCAAGCTGATCGTGGTTGACCCTCGCCGCACCGACACTGCTAAGGCTGCCGACCTGCACCTGGCAATTCGGCCCGGCAGCGACATCACCCTGCTCAACGGCATTGGCCACCTGCTGCTGCGCTGGGGCAGCCTCGACCCCGAGTTTATCGACGGCTGCACCCAAGGCTTTGCCGCCTACACCGAGGTGCTACGCCACTACGAGCCGACCATTGTGGCCGAGCGCTGCGGCATTTCTGTCGCCGATTTAGAAACCGCCGCCCGTGCCTGGGCCGATGCCAAGGCGGTGCTGTCGCTGTGGTCGATGGGGCTCAACCAGTCGTCGGAGGGAACGGCGAAGGTCAGGTCGCTGATCAACCTCCACCTGATGACCGGCAATATTGGCCGACCGGGGGCGGGGCCATTTTCCCTCACCGGGCAGCCCAACGCCATGGGCGGGCGCGAAGCCGGCGGGCTATCCCACATTTTGCCGGGCTATCGTCTGGTGAAAAACGCTGACCACCGCCGCCAGGTGGAAGAGTTCTGGGGATTGCCCGCTGGGCAGATTTCTGCAACACCGGGCCTGGCCGTGGGCGAAATGATGCTGGCCCTAGAGCACCATCAGGTGGGCCTGCTGTGGATCGCCGCCACCAACCCAGCGGTTAGCCTGCCCGACCTCAACCGCACCAAGGCCGCACTGCGCCAGTCTCCCTTTACCGTCTACCAAGACACCTACTACCCCACCGAAACCGCCGAGTTTGCCCATCTGCTGCTGCCCGCCGCCCAGTGGGGGGAAAAAACCGGCACCATGACCAACTCTGAGCGGGTAGTGACCCTCTGCTCCGCCTTTCGCTCGCCCCCCGGCGAGGCCCGCCCCGACTGGGAAATTTTTGCCGAGGTGGGACGCCGCCTGGGCTTCGCCCACCAGTTTGACTTCGCCACCAGTGCCGAGGTCTATCGCGAGTTTGCCCAGATCACCCGGGGGCAGCCCTGCGACATTACCGGTCTCAGCCACGATCGCCTGCGAGAGCTTGGCCCTATTCAGTGGCCCTGCCCTGACCCCGAGACCGCCACCACCGCCGCCACCCGCCACGACAAGCGCCTCTACACCCGAGGTATTTTTAACACCGCCGATCGCCGGGCTCGCTTCGCCGCGTTCCACTCCAATGGTCTGGCGGAGCCGCCCGACGACCAGTTTCCCTTTGTGCTTACTACCGGCCGGCTCTACGGCCACTGGCACACCCAAACCCGCACCGGGCGCATCGAAAAGATTCAGAAAATGCACCCGGCTCCGTTTTTGGAGATCAACCCCCGCGATGCTCAGCAGCTCCAGGTGCAGGGGGGTGAATGGGTGGAGGTGCGATCGCCCCGCGGCATCGTCCGGCTGCCCCTGCTGGTCACTCAAAATATTCGCCGAGGCACCCTGTTTGTGCCCATGCACTGGGGCAGCCTGTGGGCCGAGAATGCCGAGTGCAACGCCCTCACCCACCCGGTCGCCTGCCCAGTCTCAGGCCAGCCCGAGCTGAAGGCTTGCGCGGTGCAGGTCGTGCCGCTGAAACATCCAGAAGCAGCCATTGTCGCCGCTGAAACTTTACCCGAGGCTGCAGAATCGTCTATTCTCTCAGCAGCACCCACCTCCTGA